Proteins found in one Toxotes jaculatrix isolate fToxJac2 chromosome 18, fToxJac2.pri, whole genome shotgun sequence genomic segment:
- the smurf1 gene encoding E3 ubiquitin-protein ligase SMURF1 isoform X3, which yields MSNPGTRRNGSSIKIRLTVLCAKNLAKKDFFRLPDPFAKVVVDGSGQCHSTDTVKSTLDPKWNQHYDLYIGKTDSITISIWNHKKIHKRQGAGFLGCIRLLSNAISRLKDTGYQRLDLCKLNPSDSDAVRGQIVVSLQTRDRIGSGGPVVDCRGLLENDGPVFEGCFSEEPLPYSDSTGAAGGGNCRLDSPSQESRLQTQRIRGQDSRGHGHTPQNRPHGHQPPDLPEGYEQRTTVQGQVYFLHTQTGVSTWHDPRIPRDLASVSCEELGPLPVGWEVRSTVSGRIYFVDHNNRTTQFTDPRLHTIISQQSQAKESSQAPQMDVGGEDGGGGGVGGGSGGGDGDVAARYERDLVHKLKLLRHELSLQQPQAGHCRIEVSREEIFEESYRQIMKMRPKDLKKRLMVKFRGEEGLDYGGVAREWLYLLCHEMLNPYYGLFQYSTDNIYTLQINPDSSINPDHLSYFHFVGRVMGLAVFHGHYINGSFTLPFYKQLLGKPIQLNDLETTDPELHKSLVWILENDITSVLDHTFCVEHNAFGKFLQHELKPNGRNIPVTEENKKEYVRLYVNWRFMRGIEAQFLALQKGFSELIPQHLLKPFDHKELELIIGGLGKIDLADWKTNTRLKHCTSESNVVRWFWQAVEAFSEERRGRLLQFVTGSTRVPLQGFKALQGSAGPRLFTIHLIDANTDNLPKAHTCFNRIDIPPYESYEKLYEKLLTAVEETCGFAVE from the exons tattATGTGCCAAGAACCTTGCAAAGAAAGACTTCTTTC GCCTGCCAGATCCATTTGCCAAAGTTGTGGTGGACGGATCAGGTCAATGCCACTCTACAGACACAGTCAAGAGCACACTGGACCCCAAATGGAATCAGCACTATGACCT CTACATTGGAAAGACAGACTCCATCACCATCAGTATATGGAACCACAAAAAGATCCATAAACGACAGGGGGCAGGCTTCCTGGGCTGTATACGACTTCTTTCCAATGCTATCAGCAGGTTAAAAGACACAGGAT ACCAGCGTCTAGATCTATGTAAGCTCAACCCCTCGGACAGCGACGCAGTGCGAGGGCAGATTGTAG TGAGCTTACAGACGCGAGACCGCATTGGCAGCGGAGGCCCTGTGGTGGACTGCAGGGGACTGTTGGAAAACgatgg gcctgTGTTTGAGGGATGTTTCAGTGAAGAGCCGCTGCCCTACTCCGACTCCACTGGTGCAGCAGGGGGTGGGAACTGCCGGCTTGACTCACCAAGTCAGGAGAGCCGTCTTCAGACCCAGCGAATCAGAGGGCAGGACTCCAGAGGCCATGGCCACACCCCTCAGAACAGACCTCATGGGCACCAACCGCCTGACCTGCCAGAGGGTTATG agCAGCGAACAACAGTGCAGGGCCAGGTGTActtccttcacacacagacaggcgtCAGCACCTGGCACGACCCTCGGATACCGCG GGACCTGGCCAGTGTGAGCTGCGAGGAGCTCGGTCCTTTGCCAGTGGGCTGGGAGGTCCGAAGCACTGTGTCTGGCCGGATCTACTTTGTGGACCACAACAACCGAACCACACAGTTCACAGACCCACGCCTACACACCATTATCAG CCAGCAATCCCAAGCAAAGGAATCCTCCCAAGCCCCCCAGATGGATGTGGGGGGCGAGGacgggggaggtggaggagttgGTGGCGGCAgcggaggaggagatggagatgtCGCAGCGCGCTATGAGAGAGACTTGGTCCATAAGCTGAAGCTGCTCCGGCATGAGCTGTCCTTGCAGCAGCCTCAAGCAGGACACTGTCGCATAGAGGTGTCCCGAGAGGAGATCTTTGAG gAGTCTTATCGGCAGATAATGAAGATGAGGCCCAAAGACCTGAAGAAGCGTCTGATGGTGAAATTCAGGGGAGAGGAGGGCTTGGACTACGGTGGGGTGGCCAG GGAGTGGCTGTACCTGCTGTGTCATGAAATGTTGAATCCCTATTACGGCCTGTTCCAGTACTCCACAGACAATATCTACACACTACAGATCAACCCTGACTCCTCCATCAACCCT GACCACCTGTCATATTTCCACTTTGTGGGTCGTGTGATGGGCCTCGCGGTTTTCCATGGTCACTACATCAACGGGAGCTTCACGCTGCCCTTCTACAAACAGCTGCTAGGCAAACCCATCCAGCTCAACGACCTGGAGACCACCGACCCAGAGTTGCACAAGAGCCTCGTCTGGATATT AGAGAACGACATCACCTCAGTCCTCGACCACACATTCTGTGTGGAGCACAATGCCTTTGGAAAGTTTTTACAACATGAACTCAAACCTAATGGGCGCAATATCCCCGTCACTGAGGAGAACAAGAAAGAATACGTAAG acttTATGTGAACTGGAGGTTTATGCGTGGAATTGAAGCCCAGTTTCTGGCTCTACAGAAGGGATTCAGTGAGCTCATCCCTCAGCACCTCCTCAAACCATTCGACCATAAAGAACTTGAG CTGATCATCGGTGGATTGGGGAAGATCGACCTCGCAGACTGGAAGACGAACACCCGCCTGAAGCACTGCACAAGTGAAAGCAACGTGGTGCGGTGGTTCTGGCAGGCCGTGGAGGCCTTCagcgaggagaggagaggacgcctgctgcagtttgtcacagGCTCCACCAGGGTCCCACTACAGGGTTTCAAGGCGCTGCAGG GTTCTGCAGGACCAAGGCTCTTTACCATCCATTTGATAGACGCCAACACAGACAACCTGCCCAAGGCTCACACATG TTTTAACCGGATAGACATCCCTCCCTACGAGTCCTACGAGAAACTTTACGAGAAACTGCTGACGGCTGTGGAGGAGACCTGCGGCTTCGCTGTGGAGTGA
- the smurf1 gene encoding E3 ubiquitin-protein ligase SMURF1 isoform X2 → MSNPGTRRNGSSIKIRLTVLCAKNLAKKDFFRLPDPFAKVVVDGSGQCHSTDTVKSTLDPKWNQHYDLYIGKTDSITISIWNHKKIHKRQGAGFLGCIRLLSNAISRLKDTGYQRLDLCKLNPSDSDAVRGQIVVSLQTRDRIGSGGPVVDCRGLLENDGPVFEGCFSEEPLPYSDSTGAAGGGNCRLDSPSQESRLQTQRIRGQDSRGHGHTPQNRPHGHQPPDLPEGYEQRTTVQGQVYFLHTQTGVSTWHDPRIPRDLASVSCEELGPLPVGWEVRSTVSGRIYFVDHNNRTTQFTDPRLHTIISQQSQAKESSQAPQMDVGGEDGGGGGVGGGSGGGDGDVAARYERDLVHKLKLLRHELSLQQPQAGHCRIEVSREEIFEESYRQIMKMRPKDLKKRLMVKFRGEEGLDYGGVAREWLYLLCHEMLNPYYGLFQYSTDNIYTLQINPDSSINPDHLSYFHFVGRVMGLAVFHGHYINGSFTLPFYKQLLGKPIQLNDLETTDPELHKSLVWILENDITSVLDHTFCVEHNAFGKFLQHELKPNGRNIPVTEENKKEYVRLYVNWRFMRGIEAQFLALQKGFSELIPQHLLKPFDHKELELIIGGLGKIDLADWKTNTRLKHCTSESNVVRWFWQAVEAFSEERRGRLLQFVTGSTRVPLQGFKALQGSTGSAGPRLFTIHLIDANTDNLPKAHTCFNRIDIPPYESYEKLYEKLLTAVEETCGFAVE, encoded by the exons tattATGTGCCAAGAACCTTGCAAAGAAAGACTTCTTTC GCCTGCCAGATCCATTTGCCAAAGTTGTGGTGGACGGATCAGGTCAATGCCACTCTACAGACACAGTCAAGAGCACACTGGACCCCAAATGGAATCAGCACTATGACCT CTACATTGGAAAGACAGACTCCATCACCATCAGTATATGGAACCACAAAAAGATCCATAAACGACAGGGGGCAGGCTTCCTGGGCTGTATACGACTTCTTTCCAATGCTATCAGCAGGTTAAAAGACACAGGAT ACCAGCGTCTAGATCTATGTAAGCTCAACCCCTCGGACAGCGACGCAGTGCGAGGGCAGATTGTAG TGAGCTTACAGACGCGAGACCGCATTGGCAGCGGAGGCCCTGTGGTGGACTGCAGGGGACTGTTGGAAAACgatgg gcctgTGTTTGAGGGATGTTTCAGTGAAGAGCCGCTGCCCTACTCCGACTCCACTGGTGCAGCAGGGGGTGGGAACTGCCGGCTTGACTCACCAAGTCAGGAGAGCCGTCTTCAGACCCAGCGAATCAGAGGGCAGGACTCCAGAGGCCATGGCCACACCCCTCAGAACAGACCTCATGGGCACCAACCGCCTGACCTGCCAGAGGGTTATG agCAGCGAACAACAGTGCAGGGCCAGGTGTActtccttcacacacagacaggcgtCAGCACCTGGCACGACCCTCGGATACCGCG GGACCTGGCCAGTGTGAGCTGCGAGGAGCTCGGTCCTTTGCCAGTGGGCTGGGAGGTCCGAAGCACTGTGTCTGGCCGGATCTACTTTGTGGACCACAACAACCGAACCACACAGTTCACAGACCCACGCCTACACACCATTATCAG CCAGCAATCCCAAGCAAAGGAATCCTCCCAAGCCCCCCAGATGGATGTGGGGGGCGAGGacgggggaggtggaggagttgGTGGCGGCAgcggaggaggagatggagatgtCGCAGCGCGCTATGAGAGAGACTTGGTCCATAAGCTGAAGCTGCTCCGGCATGAGCTGTCCTTGCAGCAGCCTCAAGCAGGACACTGTCGCATAGAGGTGTCCCGAGAGGAGATCTTTGAG gAGTCTTATCGGCAGATAATGAAGATGAGGCCCAAAGACCTGAAGAAGCGTCTGATGGTGAAATTCAGGGGAGAGGAGGGCTTGGACTACGGTGGGGTGGCCAG GGAGTGGCTGTACCTGCTGTGTCATGAAATGTTGAATCCCTATTACGGCCTGTTCCAGTACTCCACAGACAATATCTACACACTACAGATCAACCCTGACTCCTCCATCAACCCT GACCACCTGTCATATTTCCACTTTGTGGGTCGTGTGATGGGCCTCGCGGTTTTCCATGGTCACTACATCAACGGGAGCTTCACGCTGCCCTTCTACAAACAGCTGCTAGGCAAACCCATCCAGCTCAACGACCTGGAGACCACCGACCCAGAGTTGCACAAGAGCCTCGTCTGGATATT AGAGAACGACATCACCTCAGTCCTCGACCACACATTCTGTGTGGAGCACAATGCCTTTGGAAAGTTTTTACAACATGAACTCAAACCTAATGGGCGCAATATCCCCGTCACTGAGGAGAACAAGAAAGAATACGTAAG acttTATGTGAACTGGAGGTTTATGCGTGGAATTGAAGCCCAGTTTCTGGCTCTACAGAAGGGATTCAGTGAGCTCATCCCTCAGCACCTCCTCAAACCATTCGACCATAAAGAACTTGAG CTGATCATCGGTGGATTGGGGAAGATCGACCTCGCAGACTGGAAGACGAACACCCGCCTGAAGCACTGCACAAGTGAAAGCAACGTGGTGCGGTGGTTCTGGCAGGCCGTGGAGGCCTTCagcgaggagaggagaggacgcctgctgcagtttgtcacagGCTCCACCAGGGTCCCACTACAGGGTTTCAAGGCGCTGCAGG gcTCTACAGGTTCTGCAGGACCAAGGCTCTTTACCATCCATTTGATAGACGCCAACACAGACAACCTGCCCAAGGCTCACACATG TTTTAACCGGATAGACATCCCTCCCTACGAGTCCTACGAGAAACTTTACGAGAAACTGCTGACGGCTGTGGAGGAGACCTGCGGCTTCGCTGTGGAGTGA
- the smurf1 gene encoding E3 ubiquitin-protein ligase SMURF1 isoform X1 → MSNPGTRRNGSSIKIRLTVLCAKNLAKKDFFRLPDPFAKVVVDGSGQCHSTDTVKSTLDPKWNQHYDLYIGKTDSITISIWNHKKIHKRQGAGFLGCIRLLSNAISRLKDTGYQRLDLCKLNPSDSDAVRGQIVVSLQTRDRIGSGGPVVDCRGLLENDGPVFEGCFSEEPLPYSDSTGAAGGGNCRLDSPSQESRLQTQRIRGQDSRGHGHTPQNRPHGHQPPDLPEGYEQRTTVQGQVYFLHTQTGVSTWHDPRIPRDLASVSCEELGPLPVGWEVRSTVSGRIYFVDHNNRTTQFTDPRLHTIISQQSQAKESSQAPQMDVGGEDGGGGGVGGGSGGGDGDVAARYERDLVHKLKLLRHELSLQQPQAGHCRIEVSREEIFEESYRQIMKMRPKDLKKRLMVKFRGEEGLDYGGVAREWLYLLCHEMLNPYYGLFQYSTDNIYTLQINPDSSINPDHLSYFHFVGRVMGLAVFHGHYINGSFTLPFYKQLLGKPIQLNDLETTDPELHKSLVWILENDITSVLDHTFCVEHNAFGKFLQHELKPNGRNIPVTEENKKEYVRLYVNWRFMRGIEAQFLALQKGFSELIPQHLLKPFDHKELELIIGGLGKIDLADWKTNTRLKHCTSESNVVRWFWQAVEAFSEERRGRLLQFVTGSTRVPLQGFKALQGGSGTGSETTHTNCTHISYYLFGLYIQFICLPGEKYTRLFTQISSIVTKGNYSRGLDVFSRRRSMLAHV, encoded by the exons tattATGTGCCAAGAACCTTGCAAAGAAAGACTTCTTTC GCCTGCCAGATCCATTTGCCAAAGTTGTGGTGGACGGATCAGGTCAATGCCACTCTACAGACACAGTCAAGAGCACACTGGACCCCAAATGGAATCAGCACTATGACCT CTACATTGGAAAGACAGACTCCATCACCATCAGTATATGGAACCACAAAAAGATCCATAAACGACAGGGGGCAGGCTTCCTGGGCTGTATACGACTTCTTTCCAATGCTATCAGCAGGTTAAAAGACACAGGAT ACCAGCGTCTAGATCTATGTAAGCTCAACCCCTCGGACAGCGACGCAGTGCGAGGGCAGATTGTAG TGAGCTTACAGACGCGAGACCGCATTGGCAGCGGAGGCCCTGTGGTGGACTGCAGGGGACTGTTGGAAAACgatgg gcctgTGTTTGAGGGATGTTTCAGTGAAGAGCCGCTGCCCTACTCCGACTCCACTGGTGCAGCAGGGGGTGGGAACTGCCGGCTTGACTCACCAAGTCAGGAGAGCCGTCTTCAGACCCAGCGAATCAGAGGGCAGGACTCCAGAGGCCATGGCCACACCCCTCAGAACAGACCTCATGGGCACCAACCGCCTGACCTGCCAGAGGGTTATG agCAGCGAACAACAGTGCAGGGCCAGGTGTActtccttcacacacagacaggcgtCAGCACCTGGCACGACCCTCGGATACCGCG GGACCTGGCCAGTGTGAGCTGCGAGGAGCTCGGTCCTTTGCCAGTGGGCTGGGAGGTCCGAAGCACTGTGTCTGGCCGGATCTACTTTGTGGACCACAACAACCGAACCACACAGTTCACAGACCCACGCCTACACACCATTATCAG CCAGCAATCCCAAGCAAAGGAATCCTCCCAAGCCCCCCAGATGGATGTGGGGGGCGAGGacgggggaggtggaggagttgGTGGCGGCAgcggaggaggagatggagatgtCGCAGCGCGCTATGAGAGAGACTTGGTCCATAAGCTGAAGCTGCTCCGGCATGAGCTGTCCTTGCAGCAGCCTCAAGCAGGACACTGTCGCATAGAGGTGTCCCGAGAGGAGATCTTTGAG gAGTCTTATCGGCAGATAATGAAGATGAGGCCCAAAGACCTGAAGAAGCGTCTGATGGTGAAATTCAGGGGAGAGGAGGGCTTGGACTACGGTGGGGTGGCCAG GGAGTGGCTGTACCTGCTGTGTCATGAAATGTTGAATCCCTATTACGGCCTGTTCCAGTACTCCACAGACAATATCTACACACTACAGATCAACCCTGACTCCTCCATCAACCCT GACCACCTGTCATATTTCCACTTTGTGGGTCGTGTGATGGGCCTCGCGGTTTTCCATGGTCACTACATCAACGGGAGCTTCACGCTGCCCTTCTACAAACAGCTGCTAGGCAAACCCATCCAGCTCAACGACCTGGAGACCACCGACCCAGAGTTGCACAAGAGCCTCGTCTGGATATT AGAGAACGACATCACCTCAGTCCTCGACCACACATTCTGTGTGGAGCACAATGCCTTTGGAAAGTTTTTACAACATGAACTCAAACCTAATGGGCGCAATATCCCCGTCACTGAGGAGAACAAGAAAGAATACGTAAG acttTATGTGAACTGGAGGTTTATGCGTGGAATTGAAGCCCAGTTTCTGGCTCTACAGAAGGGATTCAGTGAGCTCATCCCTCAGCACCTCCTCAAACCATTCGACCATAAAGAACTTGAG CTGATCATCGGTGGATTGGGGAAGATCGACCTCGCAGACTGGAAGACGAACACCCGCCTGAAGCACTGCACAAGTGAAAGCAACGTGGTGCGGTGGTTCTGGCAGGCCGTGGAGGCCTTCagcgaggagaggagaggacgcctgctgcagtttgtcacagGCTCCACCAGGGTCCCACTACAGGGTTTCAAGGCGCTGCAGGGTGGGTCAGGCACTGGCTCAGAGACCACACACACGAACTGCACACACATCAGTTACTATCTGTTTGGTCTTTATATTCAGTTTATCTGTCTCCCTGGGGAAAAATATACAAGACTATTCACACAAATTAGCAGCATAGTAACTAAAGGAAATTACAGCAGAGGCCTGGATGTATTTTCCAGGAGACGATCCATGTTAGCACACGTTTGA
- the rnf216 gene encoding E3 ubiquitin-protein ligase RNF216, which produces MADGGSDDDVIHLASFNVHRSQGTCSRQRELITISDDSDEEPVTLIPGSPVLVPDDADDDDISILEPPTPARRHVIRPAAKWSGASHNLTQVVGHGSATSGVSTVDPGSAPSTSRDANANSSAVRPAIRTQTPVQSSTSGHTQPQPGSSSYTLSQPKLNTKSQQQDGTSAHTNVELHAVSSVQTPSTSTNAKAKAISSRAPIRALVQPQPSTSGLTQSQARSSAHVPVETQASASASATRYSCAVAVTASSSSTETQEQASSSTHSRDNPQASTSSAQTHTRMQPQPGTSQLQSSGTTAIQPHLIQAKEVKQVVLPQQPSIQASALITQNQLQPVSLFRMQGNLIQIEPQPLAQAPAPAQPPVQAAQAAQVIPVIPHAVLIAAAPERLGPPEAGHRIILGSQAPGEAVPNPPPQAGASSAAPPAHTVNIRMPNVNSNPPVPPAPAASAPHNRGEARLIMAPNPERVNPAPGLVAVPPAPEDIPRIEDARPGPSAPQDRPEQYPHIRSLVTFVLDLFPDVQEAYVAELIQKNNVKDLNVICNLLLENPEYPRRETAAAAAAPTSILLESGDTQTEVTEDLFDYGKLGTVGPEAVMQAADLLMADFRMLSCQDIKWALNALKGHYAITRKALCEALKKWQDSGDPSGKRRRSRASSERCYIDFHFEHGSVKFDKRMYFLENDRRYCRTYNNLEASVQKELSFYQQKAKEWAEHEDFLLALQVNEDEYKKDGQLIECGCCYGEFAFEKMTQCSDGHLFCKECLVKYAQEAVFGSGKSELSCMEGGCPCSYPVCELEKVLPENILCKYYERQAEEAVAATCADELVRCPFCNFPALLDKDMSLFSCPNPRCRKESCRKCHVQWKQHVGKTCEQVLERDEIRMRVLFEERMTAARVRKCIKCGTGLVKSEGCNRMSCRCGSFMCYLCREPITGYNHFCQHARSPGAPCRHCRKCSLWTDPTQDDERIIQEIQKEGEAELNKKCADNSGKRVGPPPEPITDAKRPRVGPPPENPPNPNPPAPPHPQAVQAPLFVPPRARYPPVPPQGRMYHQVIVPRLPPAPYVPPLQHLPPLNNNNNNNHHHHHHHHNPPVNPHHHNMDVMDMPMHYGPPHRYYRRF; this is translated from the exons ATGGCAGATGGAGGCAGTGACGACGATGTAATTCACCTGGCAAGTTTCAACGTCCACCGCAGCCAAG GCACCTGTTCCCGTCAGAGGGAGCTCATCACCATTTCTGATGATTCGGACGAGGAACCTGTGACTCTGATACCTGGCAGTCCCGTTTTAGTCCCAGATGATGCCGATGATGACGACATCAGCATACTGGAG CCACCAACCCCTGCACGCAGACATGTGATACGCCCAGCAGCAAAATGGAGTGGGGCCTCTCACAACCTAACTCAAGTTGTAGGTCACGGTAGTGCAACTTCTGGGGTTTCCACAGTGGACCCCGGCTCTGCCCCCTCTACCTCCAGAGATGCCAACGCCAACTCCTCCGCAGTAAGGCCAGCCATACGAACACAGACACCAGTGCAGTCTAGCACTtctggacacacacagccacagcctggctcttcttctTACACACTGTCTCAGCCAAAACTTAACACAAAATCACAGCAACAGGACGGTACGTCAGCACATACAAATGTGGAGCTCCATGCAGTTTCTTCTGTCCAAACTCCATCTACCTCCACAAATGCCAAGGCTAAGGCCATCTCATCCAGAGCTCCTATCCGAGCACTCGTTCAGCCTCAGCCCAGCACATCTGGACTCACGCAGTCACAAGCTCGCTCGTCAGCACACGTGCCGGTAGAGACCCAGGCCAGTGCCTCTGCCAGCGCCACACGCTATTCTTGTGCGGTCGCAGTGACTGCGTCAAGTTCTTCTACAGAGACTCAAGAACAGGCAAGTTCAAGTACTCATTCACGAGACAATCCTCAGGCTAGTACTTCATctgcacagactcacactcgGATGCAGCCTCAGCCCGGTACATCACAGCTCCAGTCCAGTGGGACTACAGCTATACAGCCCCACCTCATCCAGGCGAAAGAGGTGAAGCAAGTTGTTCTTCCACAGCAGCCGAGCATCCAAGCCTCTGCTCTAATAACCCAGAaccagctgcagcctgtgtCACTCTTTCGAATGCAAGGCAATCTCATTCAGATTGAGCCACAACCTCTGGCCCAGGCCCCTGCCCCTGCTCAGCCTCCAGTCCAGGCAGCACAGGCCGCTCAGGTGATACCGGTGATTCCCCATGCTGTGCTAATAGCTGCAGCCCCAGAGAGACTAGGACCTCCAGAGGCAGGTCACCGGATCATCTTGGGCAGCCAGGCGCCTGGGGAGGCTGTTCCCAATCCCCCGCCACAGGCTGGTGCCTCCAGTGCGGCTCCACCAGCCCACACCGTCAACATTAGGATGCCCAATGTGAACTCTAACCCTCCTGTTCCTCCAGCTCCCGCAGCTTCAGCCCCTCACAACAGAGGAGAGGCTCGTCTCATTATGGCCCCTAACCCAGAAAGGGTCAATCCAGCCCCTGGTCTGGTTGCTGTCCCTCCTGCACCAGAGGACATTCCCCGAATAGAGGATGCAAGGCCTGGTCCCTCTGCACCACAAGACAGACCAGAGCAGTATCCCCACATCAGAAGCCTCGTCACTTTTGTT CTGGATCTATTCCCAGATGTCCAGGAAGCCTATGTAGCAGAACTCATCCAAAAGAATAATGTGAAAGACTTGAATGT TATCTGTAACCTGCTGTTGGAAAACCCAGAGTATCCAAGGAGGgagactgcagcagctgcagcagctcccacCAGCATCCTGCTGGAGTCTGGAGACACCCAGACAGAG GTGACCGAAGACCTGTTTGACTACGGCAAGCTGGGCACGGTGGGACCCGAGGCTGTGATGCAGGCTGCCGACTTGCTCATGGCAGATTTCAGGATGCTCAGCTGTCAGGACATCAAATGGGCCCTCAATGCTCTGAAGGGACACTATGCAATCACACGCAAG GCCTTATGTGAAGCTCTGAAGAAGTGGCAAGATTCAGGCGACCCCTCAGGAAAGAGACGACGGAGCAGGGCCTCCTCTGAGCGCTGCTACATTGATTTCCATTTTGAGCATG GTTCAGTGAAGTTTGACAAGAGGATGTATTTCTTGGAGAACGACCGTCGCTACTGCAGAACGTACAACAATCTGGAAGCGTCTGTGCAGAAGGAGCTGTCGTTCTATCAGCAGAAAGCCAAGGAATGGGCAGAG cACGAGGACTTCCTCCTGGCTCTGCAGGTCAATGAGGATGAATATAAGAAG GACGGCCAGCTGATAGAGTGTGGCTGCTGCTACGGGGAGTTTGCGTTTGAGAAGATGACGCAGTGTTCAGACGGTCACCTGTTCTGCAAAGAGTGCCTGGTCAAATACGCTCAGGAGGCAGTATTTGGCTCTGgaaag TCGGAGCTGAGCTGCATGGAGGGGGGCTGCCCGTGCTCCTACCCAGTGTGTGAGCTGGAGAAGGTCCTGCCAGAGAACATACTGTGTAAATACTatgagagacaggcagaggaggcGGTCGCTGCCACCTGTGCTGATGAACTAGTGCg GTGTCCGTTTTGCAACTTCCCGGCCTTGTTGGACAAAGACATGTCTCTGTTTAGCTGTCCCAACCCTCGGTGCCGCAAG GAGAGCTGTAGGAAGTGCCATGTCCAGTGGAAGCAGCATGTGGGGAAGACATGTGAGCAGGTTTTAGAGAGGGACGAGATCCGCATGAGGGTGCTCTT TGAGGAGCGTATGACTGCGGCTCGGGTGAGGAAGTGCATCAAGTGCGGGACGGGCCTGGTCAAGTCGGAGGGCTGCAACCGGATGTCGTGCCGCTGCGGCAGCTTCATGTGCTACCTCTGCAGAGAGCCCATCACCGGCTACAATCACTTCTGCCAGCACGCCCGCTCTCCTGGCGCGCCCTGCCGCCACTGCCGCAAGTGTTCCCTCTGGACCGACCCCACG caagATGACGAGCGAATCATTCAGGAGATCCAGAAGGAAGGAGAGGCAGAGCTGAATAAGAAATGTGCAG atAATTCAGGGAAGAGGGTTGGTCCTCCTCCAGAGCCCATCACTGACGCCAAGCGGCCACGTGTGGGTCCACCGCCCGAAAACCCGCCCAACCCGAACCCCCCGGCCCCTCCTCATCCCCAGGCAGTCCAAGCCCCCCTGTTCGTCCCTCCGCGTGCTCGCTACCCTCCGGTCCCGCCCCAGGGCAGGATGTACCACCAGGTGATCGTGCCCCGGCTTCCCCCGGCACCCTATGTGCCCCCCCTGCAGCACCTGCCCCCTctgaacaataacaacaacaacaaccaccaccaccatcaccaccaccacaaccctCCTGTCAACCCTCATCACCACAACATGGATGTGATGGACATGCCCATGCACTACGGACCCCCGCACCGCTACTACAGGCGCTTCTAA